TCCATACGTTATTTTCCTACAAGTCGATTTCATACCAAGATGGGTTACCATCCTTTACTTATATACAATTACTGGTATTAAAACCTTATGTGGTGCATTAACATCCCCACAAATCATGCTATTGATTCATCATAATAGTCCCTTGAGCTGCCGTGCATCCATAAATGGTGCAACAATTAGTATCTCTGCATCAGCAAGGTTCATAGGCCCACTAGCTTGGGGGTTTATAATGGCTTGGTCACAACAAAATGATGTTGCATGGCTATCTTGGTGGACTCTAGGTTTCTTCGCAATGGTAGCATTGTACCAAAGTTACAAGATTGCTCCAATcgatgaagaagataacACAACTGAACAGGAAAACAGTGCTATCGAAGATATGGAAGAAGATGGTCACGAAGAGGAGTTGCAATACGGCTCTTCGAATGACACTATACATAGATCTTCACAGCAAAAAGCCGGTTCATCGTAGTAAAatgcaacaacaacaaaaatagacgattatttattatcttaAGCAATTTACGATACATTTGCATCTGTCTTCTATACTATTAGTATTCAATACACATGcatttatttgattcaatGAACATTCAATCACTGTTACCTGATGtataatatatcaaaacgactagaaataaaaatctaTTACGAAACTGTAAACACTATTaagttgaatatttttttattctatatatatacattcCCTTTCACTCAAATTTGGTGTACGTAATTGGTAAACGtatacacacacacacatatatatatatatatattaatatttatatattcaattaggaaatttaaaaaaaaaatacaaaaaaaatcgaTAACCTAACCCTTTTTACATTTCTCTTTTTGGGTTAGTTATTTATCGTATTACTAAATTTATTAGGTAACTTCCATTTTTGCATTTAAATGTATGAAATTTCCGAATTTCCTAATTCTTGgcaaattaatttcttcaggGCATCTGTGAGATCTCGGCTCATATACAATCGTTTACAAATACTTGTTATGTTATGGTAAATGAGACTAAATCCGATGactacaattttttttttttaaaataaaaggaAAAGATAAATTCACCGGATTATCGATATCATTACAACTCCTGCTTGATAAGATATAAGAAATGAGGGAATTTGTAAtacaatttatttcatttccaattttatataatgcTACTCATGAAGTAACTATTTAAAAACttacaatatttttgtatacctatgaaaaataatcattaagaatccaaataattatattttattaataacatAAATGCCATCAAGGACACCCTCCAATCTTACGTTTAAACAACAGATGGAAGGATTCCCATGGCCACAAATACTTGTTGTGTCCATTGTACGATTTAGCCAACCAATTGCATTTACCTCTTTATTTCCATATGTTTATTTTATGGTAAAAGATTTTAACATTGCACCCAATGAAGCTCAAGTATCCAGATATTCAGGTTATTTGTCTGCAACATTTTCTTTATGTAAATTCTTAGCCGCATACCATTGGGGAAGATTTTCTGATGAATATGGTAGAAAGTTAACCGTTATTCTTGGTATGCTGGGAACCTGCATATCTCTATTAATTCTTGGATTTTCCAAACATTTTTATCAGGCAATGATTGCTAGATCAATGATGGGTCTTTTGAATGGTAATATTGCTGTGATTAGAACAATTGTTGGTGAATTAACTACAGAAGGAAGACATCAAGCAATTGCATTTAGTACCATACCTTTATTATTCCAATTCGGAACTGTTATTGGGTCTATAATTGGTGGGTTTTTAGTTTTCCATAAggataatgataatactaTTTCTATCCCTAATTGGTATcctaatatattaaaagatttgatttctaaatattcatattgtTTACCCAACATTGTGATATGTTTCTTATTAATGTTTGGCATATTGAatgctatttttttcttggaaaAAACTCATCCAACATTAAAATATCGTTNNNAAGATTATGGTATTAAAGTAAGCGATTTATTTAAGAGATATATTTTATGTATAACTCCTAAAAGAAGAGAATGGGATCAGCTTTTAAgtattgaagaagatttccaagaaactattaataataggAAGATTCAAGAATATGAggattttgaaaatgatagaAAATATCCACTCAGATTGAAACctacaaaagaaatttcttCTATTTCAATGAAAAGCTTTACATCTACTGAAATGGAACAGTCACCAAGTACCCTAGGTGAAACACATAGCATCCCAGATGAAGAAACTTCAATGTTAATAATGACATCTGATGGGTGTTATGAGAATAGTATGTGGCATCATATTTTCCATACTCCTGTATTTTACCCAATCtcaatcaattttattcaagGATTATACCTGATTGTTTATAACGAGTTTTTACCTGTGTTTTTAGCTTATGATTTGGTCAAGGATTCACATGATCCAACTAGACTAGCTTCCAAATTCCCATGGAAGATCACAGGTGGGATTGGTAATACTCCAGAGCAAACAGGTACCATTTTATCATCAACAGGGATATTCGGTTGCTTTGTTGTCATACTGATACTTCCTTATGTTTCAAGAAACTATgattgtttaaaaatattccaatttttaACTAAATTGTATCCAATCATGTATATCATGGTACCATACGTTATTTTCTTACAAGTCGATTCCATACCGAGATGGGTTACTATcatatatctttatttaattacaTGCATCAAGACACTTTGTGGATCATTGTCGGCACCACAAATTATGCTATTAGTGCATCAAAATTCTCCTTCAAATATCCGTGCATCCATAAATGGTGCATTTATTAGTATAGCAGCATTAGCAAGATTTGTAGGACCATTATGTTGGGGTACAATCATGGCATGGTCACAACAGAACGATTTGGCTTGGGTTAGTTGGTGGTCATTGGGCTGTTTTTCCATGGTTGCATTATATCAAAGTTATAAGATTACTCCAATTGATTAGGAATATTTGGATATGCGAATATGATGATATATTAATACTTGatacatatacatatatatatacataatgataaataaaaatgtttgctttttttatttttttcttttatttttttcttttacttcttctttttttattttactttcaaaaaaaaggtcaaaaatatgattaatataaaacaaaatacaaaaaaaaattgatatttacatgcaaatgaatttaactatatgattttgaattatttaccAAAAGTTTGTTGACCTAAAGCAGCATTTTGTTCCTGGAATCTTTGACCTACTCTTTCTGAATGCTTCAAGAATTTCTCAGAACATTTCAATATACAGGAGGTTTCCTTGGAAGTCAGCTTATTGGATGTGAAATCATTAACACAATCACTAAAACAACGTTCTACTAGATTGGAATAAAGACGCATGAAATCTTTCATTTGCTTTTGTTCAACTAGTTTTTGGAATTCTTGTTGTTCCTTGGCATTTAATTGATCCATGTTTATTGTAATATATGTGTGATTGTGGGAATGTTTTAACTTGTTAAAACTATTGCTAATGTATAACTATTCAATGTTCTTTTTTATCTCTATAGATGTAGttgtaatttaaattaaatattaaataatttgtttcgataattaattaaaattcgGTATTCAGACTTTACACGGCGCTACCATGTGCGaaaactgaaaaaaataacttaaATTCTTTGTTACAAACTTGGAGATACGATAAAgcatgaaaaaataaaaaataaaaaaaaaaaaaagaaaaagaaaacaaaaaaaaaaaagtagtAGGTCACACCGAATAATCGATCGATTTCCGCATTGTGAAATCCACACGGCAAAAATATCGTTTATGGCCAGCCTGTATCCGTGTGACTACAGCAATTAAACAACAAGTTAGTAATGCCAACATATACagatgaaatatattttatttccttagatatttttataactCATCACAGACATTCTTAAACTCCGTCATTATGCATATAATcgaaaatttcttttaaatatttaattttttttaagttgGTCTTGGATTTATGGAAAGttataaattgaaaaagacATATAATTGTGTTGGTGAATAAGAAAACGATTCTTATTTGAAAGTTTCTGTAATAGTATTAAATAcatataaaagaaaaaacaaaaaaaacaaaataaaatacaatacCCAATCGTTTGCACAGCATGCTTAAGTCTAGAGTCATTACACATTTAAATACTAGACCCTTTAACTATGCTAATATTAGGACGTTGGCATCAGCTACTGCTACAGCCCCttctacaaataataaagttgTTGTAGATCCTGTTGTTAGCCATGGCACTCAAGATTCACCATTTGATTATAACggattatttgaaaaagaagtGATGGCCAAACGATTAGATAAATCttatagatattttaataatattaatcgTTTAGCTAAAGAATACCCTATGGCACATCGTaaacaagaaaatgataaagtGACTGTTTGGTGTTCTAATGATTATTTAGCATTAACACGTCATCCAGATATTATTTCCAAGatgaaattatcattagatAAATATGGGTCTGGTTCTGGTGGTACAAGAAATATTGCAGgtcataataattctacattaaaattagaagCTGAAATTGCTACATTACATAAAAAGGATGCTGCATTGGTATTTACGTCATGCTTTGTTGCCAATGATGCAATCATTTCCTTATTTGGTAAGAAATTACAAGATTTGGTGATCTTTTCTGATGAGTTGAATCATGCATCAATGATTCAAGGGATTAAACACTCTAAAGCCAAGaaacatatttttaaaaataatgatcttgaagaattagaatcatatttacaattatatCCTAAATCTACACCtaaattaatttgttttgaaAGTATTTATAGTATGACAGGTAAAGTatctaatatttctaaaatatgTGATTTGGCCGACAAATATGGTGCTATGACCTTTTTAGATGAAGTCCATGCTGTTGGTTTATATGGACCACATGGTGCTGGTGTAGCAGAACATttagattttgaaaaacatTTGAAATTAGGGATATCCAAGGATCCTGAAAGAAGTAGTATCTTGGACCGTGTTGATATGATCACTGGGACTTTAGGTAAATCATTTGCCACAGTAGGTGGTTATGTTGCTGCTTCAAGAAACTTGGTAGATTGGTTAAGATCATATTCACCTGATTTCATCTTTACCACTACATTGCCACCACATGTAATGGAAGGATCAGCAGAAACTATTAGATATCAACGTCATCATTTGGAATTGAGAACTATTGAACAAACCAATGtagaatatttgaaacaaGGAATGAGTGATTTAGGAATTCCAATAATACCAAATACAAGTCATGTCATCCCTGTTTTAATTGGTAATGCTGAATTAGCTAAAAAAGCAagtgatattttaatgaataaaCATCGTATTTATGTACAAGCCATCAACTTCCCTACAGTGGCAAGAGGTACAGAAAGATTAAGAGTGACACCTACACCAGGACATAGTTTGAAACAATGCCAAGATTTCCTTGAAGCATTGGAAGATGTTTTTAATACATTACAATTACCAAGAATTAAAGATTGGGCTTTACAAGGTGGATTCTTAGGATCTGAAAATGGATATGACAAGAGTATGAATCTTTGGACACCTGAACAACGAGCTTTAACTAATGATGATTTAAACAAGAATGTGTTCGATCCcattattgatgatattgatatttctaGTGGTGTTgcataaatatttaagacatgatataatttgtaaatacatttgtaaattataataaattaaatttttttttgttcaatataagaaaaaaaatacaaagtGATcgtaaataaataaataaataaataaataaaaaaaaaaactatatATAAATCTTTATAAAAACATATAAATCTTACAaagcagaagcagaagcaCCTGTAGTATGAGCTACTGGAGCAGCAGCAGCTACAGGAGTGGAAGTGGAAGTTGGTTTCTTGTTGAATCTTGAACCGACTTTTTGTAAGACTGGAGAAGCCTTTTTGTAGGCCATGGAACCAGCAATCTTACCTTGCTTCTTGGCATGTAAATAACCTTTGTTTACAGCAGTGTCAATTTCAACTTGGTAAATGTGATAGATTAAAGGTAAAGTGAAGGCAGCAATAACAGAGATGAAAAGAACAGTCCAGATAGATaaaacagaaaataatttatgtAAAACCCAAACGACACCAGCAGCTTTGAAAGTATTTTTTGGAGAATGAGCAAAGACTAAACCTCTCATTTTAGCTTGTTTAACAGgcaattgttttaaaagaGCGTCAATTCTTGGTTTCAAAAATCCGACGGTGTTAGGGCATTCCTTGATACCGTATTTAGTAACTAACCCTTGACCCaagaataattttgttaaGAATTCTACGGATCCAGATATGAAAAATACTGTATAAAACAATCTTAAAAAGAAAGTGATGATGTTAACTTTCTTTAAGACTAATAGAGACACTAGAGCACCTCCTAAAATTTTACCAGAATTAATTGGATTTTTCCATAATAACAAATCACAAACTGGAGAATCGGAAGTATGTGGTTTAGAGATTGGAGCGGTGGCTTGAGGAGCAGTGGTGTGAGGAACAGCAGGAGCAGAAGACATGTTGGATGAGGTGCTGGTAGTAGTTGCGAATTCTTTATCCATTGACTATTTTGTGATGGCGCAAGATTAAAGTGTCAATGGATCTACGATTGTTCTTGTGAAATCAAGCTACTTATATATCGATGGATGCCGCGCAAAACAAGAAACGGGGTGAAACTCGGACGCGACGGATCACGAAAAACACGTCaagtagaaaaaaaaaaaggtcTGAGTAAGCCGGGTAGAACACTTTGTCAGTCGAATATGACAAATCCAAgatagaaaatttaaaatgattttttttttaaaaaaaaataaacaaacaaacaaaaaaagagaagCTTGATAAGATTAGAGTTACAAACTGATTTTGTAGTTGTATTAGATAATCGATTTGTTACCATCAGAAGTGAATGAAtgagtatatatatacttatttttctttgaaaatACACTTGCATGACAAAGGTTCAGACGAcgtttgattttttttttaaaaaaaaaaaaaaaaaactaaataaaaGGTAGGAGAAATCAATAGCGTTGTTCCTACTAGTATACGTTGTTGCCGTGACAAACACGTTGAATTTACGTGGGGTTAGTGAACACTTTGCCTTTGCTCAAGGCAGAGCCGATTCGTTTTGCGTTATATACTTAGCACTGTtgaataattgtttttttttatttttattttttgtat
This genomic stretch from Henningerozyma blattae CBS 6284 chromosome 1, complete genome harbors:
- the TBLA0A01420 gene encoding MFS transporter (similar to Saccharomyces cerevisiae YCR023C; ancestral locus Anc_1.451), with protein sequence MPSRTPSNLTFKQQMEGFPWPQILVVSIVRFSQPIAFTSLFPYVYFMVKDFNIAPNEAQVSRYSGYLSATFSLCKFLAAYHWGRFSDEYGRKLTVILGMLGTCISLLILGFSKHFYQAMIARSMMGLLNGNIAVIRTIVGELTTEGRHQAIAFSTIPLLFQFGTVIGSIIGGFLVFHKDNDNTISIPNWYPNILKDLISKYSYCLPNIVICFLLMFGILNAIFFLEKTHPTLKYRXXDYGIKVSDLFKRYILCITPKRREWDQLLSIEEDFQETINNRKIQEYEDFENDRKYPLRLKPTKEISSISMKSFTSTEMEQSPSTLGETHSIPDEETSMLIMTSDGCYENSMWHHIFHTPVFYPISINFIQGLYLIVYNEFLPVFLAYDLVKDSHDPTRLASKFPWKITGGIGNTPEQTGTILSSTGIFGCFVVILILPYVSRNYDCLKIFQFLTKLYPIMYIMVPYVIFLQVDSIPRWVTIIYLYLITCIKTLCGSLSAPQIMLLVHQNSPSNIRASINGAFISIAALARFVGPLCWGTIMAWSQQNDLAWVSWWSLGCFSMVALYQSYKITPID
- the TIM9 gene encoding protein transporter TIM9 (similar to Saccharomyces cerevisiae TIM9 (YEL020W-A); ancestral locus Anc_1.452), encoding MDQLNAKEQQEFQKLVEQKQMKDFMRLYSNLVERCFSDCVNDFTSNKLTSKETSCILKCSEKFLKHSERVGQRFQEQNAALGQQTFGK
- the HEM1 gene encoding 5-aminolevulinate synthase (similar to Saccharomyces cerevisiae HEM1 (YDR232W); ancestral locus Anc_8.453), translating into MLKSRVITHLNTRPFNYANIRTLASATATAPSTNNKVVVDPVVSHGTQDSPFDYNGLFEKEVMAKRLDKSYRYFNNINRLAKEYPMAHRKQENDKVTVWCSNDYLALTRHPDIISKMKLSLDKYGSGSGGTRNIAGHNNSTLKLEAEIATLHKKDAALVFTSCFVANDAIISLFGKKLQDLVIFSDELNHASMIQGIKHSKAKKHIFKNNDLEELESYLQLYPKSTPKLICFESIYSMTGKVSNISKICDLADKYGAMTFLDEVHAVGLYGPHGAGVAEHLDFEKHLKLGISKDPERSSILDRVDMITGTLGKSFATVGGYVAASRNLVDWLRSYSPDFIFTTTLPPHVMEGSAETIRYQRHHLELRTIEQTNVEYLKQGMSDLGIPIIPNTSHVIPVLIGNAELAKKASDILMNKHRIYVQAINFPTVARGTERLRVTPTPGHSLKQCQDFLEALEDVFNTLQLPRIKDWALQGGFLGSENGYDKSMNLWTPEQRALTNDDLNKNVFDPIIDDIDISSGVA
- the TBLA0A01450 gene encoding reticulon family protein (similar to Saccharomyces cerevisiae RTN2 (YDL204W) and RTN1 (YDR233C); ancestral locus Anc_8.454) codes for the protein MSSAPAVPHTTAPQATAPISKPHTSDSPVCDLLLWKNPINSGKILGGALVSLLVLKKVNIITFFLRLFYTVFFISGSVEFLTKLFLGQGLVTKYGIKECPNTVGFLKPRIDALLKQLPVKQAKMRGLVFAHSPKNTFKAAGVVWVLHKLFSVLSIWTVLFISVIAAFTLPLIYHIYQVEIDTAVNKGYLHAKKQGKIAGSMAYKKASPVLQKVGSRFNKKPTSTSTPVAAAAPVAHTTGASASAL